From Camelina sativa cultivar DH55 chromosome 20, Cs, whole genome shotgun sequence, the proteins below share one genomic window:
- the LOC104771570 gene encoding fasciclin-like arabinogalactan protein 13, producing MATIHLTLAPLLLLILTAVFLSTEISAQPAAPAPGPAGPINITAILEKGGQFVTFIRLLNTTQIGSQINIQLNSSSEGMTVLAPTDNAFQNLKPGTLNKLSPDDQVKLILYHVSPKFYTLEDLLSVSNPVRTQASGRDVGGVYGLNFTGQGNQVNVSTGIVETRLSTSLRQERPLAVYVVDMVLLPEEMFGERKASPVAPAPKKSKSPDVSDDSDSSKKAAAPTEKSGSGEMKSGLGFGLGLVVLSLKFLF from the coding sequence ATGGCCACCATTCATCTAACTCTAGCTCCTCTCCTCCTACTTATCCTCACCGCGGTCTTCCTCTCCACAGAGATAAGTGCTCAACCCGCCGCTCCCGCCCCCGGCCCTGCCGGTCCCATCAACATCACAGCGATACTCGAAAAAGGCGGTCAGTTTGTTACATTTATCCGTCTTCTAAACACAACTCAAATCGGAAGCCAAATCAACATCCAACTCAACAGTTCATCTGAAGGCATGACCGTGTTAGCACCAACAGACAACGCTTTCCAAAACCTTAAACCCGGAACACTGAACAAGTTAAGCCCGGACGACCAAGTCAAACTCATTCTTTACCATGTTAGTCCCAAATTCTACACATTGGAAGATCTTCTCTCTGTAAGCAACCCGGTCAGGACTCAAGCTTCAGGTCGAGATGTAGGCGGGGTTTACGGGCTTAACTTCACCGGTCAAGGGAATCAAGTCAATGTATCTACCGGCATCGTTGAGACACGTCTGAGTACTTCATTAAGACAAGAACGTCCTCTAGCAGTTTACGTGGTGGACATGGTACTGTTGCCGGAAGAGATGTTCGGAGAACGTAAGGCCTCACCAGTGGCGCCTGCTCCGAAGAAATCAAAATCCCCTGATGTTTCCGATGACTCAGACTCCTCTAAGAAAGCAGCTGCTCCGACGGAGAAGTCTGGCTCCGGTGAGATGAAGTCTGGATTAGGTTTTGGTCTTGGACTTGTTGTCTTGTCTTTGAAATTTCTCTTTTGA
- the LOC104771571 gene encoding prohibitin-7, mitochondrial-like gives MNVKQVPNVPGSPALSALLKVGVIGGLGLYCIANSMYNVEGGHRAIVFNRLTGIKDKVYPEGTHFMIPWFERPIIYDVRARPYLADSQTGSNDLQTVSIGLRVLTRPMGNRLPEIYRTLGVNYGERVLPSIINETLKAVVAQYNASQLITQREAVSREIRNIVTERASKFNIALDDVSITNLRFGKEFTDAIEKKQVAAQEAERAKFIVEKAEQDKKSAVIRAQGEAKSAQLIGQAIANNEAFITLRKIEAAREIAQTIAKSANKVYLNSSDLLLNLQAMNLEPIPNT, from the exons ATGAATGTCAAACAAGTTCCAAACGTTCCTGGATCCCCTGCACTCTCTGCCTTGCTTAAGGTCGGTGTGATTGGTGGGCTTGGACTCTATTGCATTGCTAATAGCATGTACAATGTCGAAGGAGGTCACCGTGCCATCGTGTTTAACCGGTTAACCGGTATCAAAGATAAG GTTTATCCAGAGGGCACACATTTTATGATACCATGGTTTGAAAGACCAATTATCTATGATGTTCGTGCACGTCCTTACCTTGCGGATAGCCAAACTGGAAGTAATGATCTTCAAACg GTTTCAATTGGGCTTAGGGTTCTTACACGTCCTATGGGAAACCGCTTGCCCGAGATTTACAGAACACTCGGTGTGAATTACGGAGAGCGAGTTCTCCCTTCCATCATCAATGAAACACTGAAAGCAGTAGTGGCTCAGTACAATGCCAGCCAGCTCATTACACAGAGAGAA GCTGTGAGCAGGGAGATACGCAATATTGTGACAGAGCGAGCATCTAAATTCAACATTGCTCTAGATGATGTCTCCATCACAAACCTCAGATTTGGCAAAGAGTTCACTGATGCAATCGAGAAAAAACAAGTTGCAGCTCAGGAAGCAGAACGGGCTAAGTTCATTGTCGAAAAGGCTGAGCAAGACAAGAAAAGTGCTGTTATCCGCGCCCAG GGAGAAGCTAAGAGTGCTCAACTCATAGGTCAAGCTATTGCGAACAACGAAGCTTTCATCACTTTGAGGAAGATTGAAGCTGCAAGAGAGATTGCTCAGACCATAGCAAAATCGGCCAACAAGGTTTACCTAAACTCCAGCGATCTCTTACTTAATCTCCAAGCAATGA